From the genome of Thiovibrio frasassiensis:
CGCCTTTCCGTCAAACAGCATCCCAACCAGATCATTCAGCTTCGTCCGCAGTTGCAGGATCTCTTCCGTGGGAAACTGCCGGATCAGATCACCGCTGTTCTTGTCGGTAATCTTCACCACCACATCTGCCGAGCTGTTATCAATGGAAAACTGGAGATTTGTCCCCATTTTGTCGAAACGAGCCTGGACTTCCCGGACATATTGTACGGCCTGCTCTTGCGACAGCTTTCCTTCCCGTTGCGACATGGCCTTGCGATCAAGCGCAGCGCCTTCGCTCCCACCACTCGAGGCAACCGGCATTACCGCCACCTTCTGCTTGTCCTGGCGCACCATGGCCGGAGCAACCGGCATACTCCCCAGATTCTTGCTCTCACCAGCAGCAACATTATTCACGTCCATGACAACCTCCCATTGTTACTCCACGATGCTTCCATGCCTACCACAACAGCATCCTTCTATCAAACAGAAAGCCCGGCCTTATTGCAGACAGGAACAACCGGCCTCCCAGTTTTCTTCTTTCTCAGACCAAAAAACACATGTTGGCTACGGCGACAGCGCCTTCCTTTTTATGGCCGCGAGAATAGACCATTGCCGACTCTTCGGGTGCATTCTCGATGATGCTCTCCACTTTTTGCTCACTCCCCAGACCATTTTCCCGCATGGCGGTTTCTTCCCAGATCTCTTTCAAGCGCGTCACATACCGCTGCGCCTGACGAATAACAGCGGCATCCTTGTTCACCGGGACCTTGCCCAGCTCAACCAGCATCGTGGCATACATGCCCCGCAGAAACTGGGCCGGCTCCGACTCATCTCCCGGTGTCACGCAGCAATTCAACTCCGTGATAATGGCAATGGCCTTGGAGAGATTTTCGCCCCGCTTTTTAATATCATTTTCCTCAAGCCCCTCACAGGCGCAGGTGAGGTTGATTAAAAGCCGTTCGTACAGCATATGAATAAGCTTGGCAGGATGAATCTTTGCACTTGCCTGCGCCTGAAAATAGGCATTGCTTGCTTGCTTCGAGACCATATCCACGCTCCTTTTTACGAAACCATTTTTTCTCCGGCTAGCACCGGAGCCTTTTGCAAGCCCCCCCGGGCCAATAATTTTCACGCTCTGGCCTGGCTACTTGCTTCTTTTACCCAATGTTGTACGTATCGGTAGTTCCCGGAAAAACGATAAGGGAATTTTTTTCGCCTTTCCCCATAAAACCATGCCAACTCAGGCAGTTCGCTGACAAAAACGCGGCGCCCCCTTCAAGCCGACCCGATAGCCGACAAGCCTTTTTTTGCCCTGACCAAGCGATTTGAGCTCCTCACCAACCTGGGCCTGCAAGGCAACAAGCCGTGCGACAATCCGGGCATCAAGGTCGGCGACCAGCTGCATCTTTTCCAACTGCAGCGCAAGGGAGTGCTGCCGTTGTTCCTTCTGCTGACGTCCGTCGCTGTGACCCAACCAATGCTCTTCTTGCGCCAGAAGCGGCTGCAATCTCCCAACCAACTCAGTGCGTGCCTGCCAAAAGAGGCTCTGCGCCTCTTCCTCCGGCGGGCCATCCTGCACCGCTTCTAAAAATGCGGCGGTCACCTCTGCCAGCTCCCCATAGAGAGCCACGACCGTATCCACCAATTCCGTTGCCGGTTGCCCTGCCGCATCCATAGTCATCGTTCGTCTTCTCCCCCCAGCGCGAAACGCCACACCGTCCCGCTAAATTCAGCACCGCTGCGCCCCCCCGGCACATCAATTCTTGCTCGCGCTTAGGCTCGCAATTTGGGCGCTTAAAAAGTCACCCTGCTTCTGGATACTGCTCAACAAGGTATCGAGCTGAACAAACTGCTTGGTAAGCAAGTCGTATTTATTGTTCAGCCTGATGGTCATGCTCTCGATCTGGTCGTCCAGCCGCTGGATGGTCTGATCAACCCGCCCCTTCTCGTTGGCAATCACCCCAAGAGTCGGTTTGGTGATATCCCGCAACTGCGCGTTCAACAGAGTGGCAACCCCGTCAATCCCATTGTCGGTATCGCCCACCAGAAGGAGCTGAACATCTTCCGGGTTACTTTCCAAGGCGGCGGCGAGAACCGTCTCATCAAGGGAGGCGGTGCCGTCCCGGTCAAAAGAAAGACCAATATCCGTCATGTTGCCATAGGCGCCACCCAACCCACCAATCGAGGCCAACAGAGTCTGATTCAACTGGCTGGTCATGGTGCGGAAGGTGGAAACACCGGAAAGAGAACCACCCACCCCTGTGTCCTGATCGTATTTGGAATTATCGGCAATCTCCTTGGCTGCGGCATTATAGGCCTCAATCATGGCGACGATCTTTGCCTTAACGCTGTCCATATCACTGGTAACCTTGACTGAGGAAGCGCCAGTGGCTTCCAGATTCAGGGTAACCCCGGAAATGATATCACTGATGGTATTGGTGGCGCGCTGATAAGTTATGCCGTTGATGGTCACTTCCGCATCAAGGCTTTCGGCAAGCCCCTGCACCTCGGTAAAGGTCAGGTCCGTGCCGTTGGTGTCAATGGTTACGGCGTTGGCCTCGCCGGTCTCGTTGGAAACCAACACCAAATGAAAGGCCGTAGCCGTCCCAGTGCCGTCATCCATCACACTGGCGGTAACGCCGGGATTATTGACATCATTGTTGATCGCATCGCTGAGTTGCTGCAGGGTGGTGGAAGAGGCAACCGCCACACTGGACTGGGTACCATTGATGGTGTAGGCGAAAGTTCCAGTACCGCTGGCAATCGCGGTGTCTGCCGTGGCCACCCCGGAAGATTGCCAGGAGTTCTGCTTGGCCAATCTCCCTACTGTCACCGTGGATATCCCGGTGCTGGCTCCACTGCTGACCGTGGCAGTCAACACACTCGTCTGCGACGAGGAAATCTGCCGCGCCAAAAAGGTGGTGGACAAAGAGAGATCAAGAGCCTTCGTTTTAACCGCCAGCAACTTGGTGTTCACGGTGTCGAACTCGGCGAGCTGATCCTTATACTGGAGCTGTTGCGCCTTGATATTGGTGATCGGTACCTGATCCGCGGCCTTGAGCTTCTCAATAATGCCCTGCAGATCGATACTGGAGCCTGCGCCAAGCGTGGAAATTGAACCAGCCATGCTGTCTCACCTCTGTTAGATGTTGCGCCTCTTTGACAAGACCAACCTTTTACTCTTCGACAGGATCAGGAACTAACGGAAAATATCTTTTCAGGTTGAATTTCCGGTCGTGCTGAGCGTGTCGAAGCATAAAAAATCTTACAAAACCTGCCCACCCGCTTGAAAAAAAGGGGGCTGGCGGCCAAAAACCGCCGCCCCCTATGTAGCCAAAACCACATCCTCAGGCGTTAGAGCTGAAGAGCGATAAATCACCCGCTCTTCAGCCCGTCAGCCCGATGGATTAACGAAGCAGAGTCATGATGTTCTGCTGTACTGCGTTTGCCTGCGAGAGGGCATAACTACCAGCCTGTACCAGGATATTCATCTTGGCGAAGGTGGAACTCTCGTCGGCGAAGTCAACGTCACGAACAGCTGATTCAGCCGACTGGATGTTGACCCGGGTTACGGAGATGTTACGCAGGGTTGCTTCAACCTGGTTCTGAGCAGAACCAAGACCGGAACGGATCTTATCCAACGCCTCCAAAGCAGAGTCAGCACGCTGGATGGTGGTCTGTGCGGCGCTAGCGGTGGTAACATCGGCATCAGCAATACCACCGGAGGCGGCTGCCACCTGGCTGGTTGCGCTGTTGAAACCGAAGGCTTCCATGGTCTGCTGATCACCCGTCAAGGCGATGTTTCCGGTGGAATTCAGCGTTACCGAACCGTGCTGGGAGCTGTTGGTAACAAGGGAAGAACCGAGAGCCTCGGTCTGCGCAGCCCCCTCATTGGCGCCCGCAGGGGTAAGGGCCTGAATGGACAACGTATCAGCAGCAACCTCGGTAGAGGCCACGAGGTTGATATCTTTGCCGTCTGTCCGGGTGATAACGGTTGCAGCACCGGGAGCAGACTGTGTAACGGTATACTCGCTGCCAAGGGCGCTTAATGCAGCAAAAATATTATCCCTGGTGGTAGCGGTATCAGAGGCGGCGTTATAGGTAATATTTACCCCGCCGACATTGATCTCCGAAGCCCCATCAGCAACATATGCCGCGGTGATAGAAACCGAGGTCCGGTTATCGACAAAACCGGAACCCAAGGTATTGTCGAAACTGGTCGCTGAATAGGCGCCGCCGTTATAAATAGCGATATTCCGGCCATCCGCTGCGGTAAGGGTCAGTTTGCCGTCGGCAGAAACAGAAGCGCTAACCCCGGTCTCTGCCTGCTTGGCGTTGATCGCCGAAACCAGCGCGCCATCAGCATCATTTGCCACCACGGTAACCGCACCTACATTGATACCATTGATTACCAGACCGCCATCGGCGATGGTGCCGCCGACAATGGTACCGGTTCCGGCCCAGCTCGTCTCGGCGGTAGCCTTGACACTGGTGGTTTCTGTGGTTCTGTTGATCGCAGCAGCCAACCCCTCGGCCGACAGCTGACTAACGCCCTGACCGGCGAGATTACCCGCAAGATCAACGCCATTGATCGTCAGATCGTTGGCCGCCAACTGGGCGTATGTCCCGTCTCCCAGAGTAGCATTCGTGTATTGAACAAAGTTGGAGGTGCTGTCCAGACTTTTCAGATTGGTCTGGGTGGTGGTGGTGTTGATAGTGGCCAACCGACCAACATGGCTGGCATCGGCGTTGTCGATGGAAACGGATACGGTCTGGTTGGCATAGGCGCCAACCTGGAAAGATTTATTGGTAAAATTGCCTTTCAACAGGGTCTGGCCATTGAAAGCGGTGGTATCGGCAATGATGTTCATCTCTTCCAGCAGCTTGTTGACGTCGGCCTGAATAGCTGCCCGAGAAACGGTGTTCTGACCGTCGGACGCCGCCTGGATAGCCTTGGTCCTGATGGTGGTTACGATGTTGATGGACTCTTCCAAAGCACCGTCAGCAACCTGTACCAGAGAGATAGCATCGCCGGCATTCCTCATGGCCTGACCAAGACCTGTGGCCTGGGCCCGCAGAGAGTCGGCAATGGTCATGCCCGAAGCATCATCCGCGGCACGGTTGATCCGCAGACCGGAAGAAAGACGCTCCAAAGATTTGCTCAGCGAACCGCTGGTGCCAAGCATATTCCGATGAGCACTCATTGCATCGATGTTGGTATTGATTCTGAAACCCATGGTGAAACCTCCGTGTTGTGTGTGTTTGTGAATACCGGCTTCCTTGCCGGCGTTTTAAAGCATATGTTGTTTTTTTGTTGCAGTTCCTGGCAGGTGTGTCTGGCAGCTCTTTTTGTCACCTCCTTCCCGACCAAACCCTACACGCATTTTAATCATTGCTTGATTTTCTTATCGACCCTCCCGGATTAAACTTTAAAAGAAATATTTGTCCTGAACGCGCATCGATACAAAATGCCCTTCCCCCTTGGAGGCAATGCTTCCTGGGGAGAAGAGACGAGGACTCGGATGATCTCGGGAAAAGTTCGAAATGAGGGGGATTACAACAAGCTATTGCGGTAAAACGGGAAGATGCTTAATGTATAATTGCATTCTGCACATAAAGAATATATATTGAAAATGTGGCAAGATTATCGCCTCCATAACCACCACAACTTTCCTGTGTTCTCCGTGCAGAAAGGAGCAATACCATGGGACCGGAAATAAGTTCGGCAACGCAAGCACCAGCATCTCGCCTGGCTCCTACGAATGT
Proteins encoded in this window:
- a CDS encoding flagellar protein FlaG, translated to MDVNNVAAGESKNLGSMPVAPAMVRQDKQKVAVMPVASSGGSEGAALDRKAMSQREGKLSQEQAVQYVREVQARFDKMGTNLQFSIDNSSADVVVKITDKNSGDLIRQFPTEEILQLRTKLNDLVGMLFDGKA
- a CDS encoding flagellin N-terminal helical domain-containing protein, whose protein sequence is MGFRINTNIDAMSAHRNMLGTSGSLSKSLERLSSGLRINRAADDASGMTIADSLRAQATGLGQAMRNAGDAISLVQVADGALEESINIVTTIRTKAIQAASDGQNTVSRAAIQADVNKLLEEMNIIADTTAFNGQTLLKGNFTNKSFQVGAYANQTVSVSIDNADASHVGRLATINTTTTQTNLKSLDSTSNFVQYTNATLGDGTYAQLAANDLTINGVDLAGNLAGQGVSQLSAEGLAAAINRTTETTSVKATAETSWAGTGTIVGGTIADGGLVINGINVGAVTVVANDADGALVSAINAKQAETGVSASVSADGKLTLTAADGRNIAIYNGGAYSATSFDNTLGSGFVDNRTSVSITAAYVADGASEINVGGVNITYNAASDTATTRDNIFAALSALGSEYTVTQSAPGAATVITRTDGKDINLVASTEVAADTLSIQALTPAGANEGAAQTEALGSSLVTNSSQHGSVTLNSTGNIALTGDQQTMEAFGFNSATSQVAAASGGIADADVTTASAAQTTIQRADSALEALDKIRSGLGSAQNQVEATLRNISVTRVNIQSAESAVRDVDFADESSTFAKMNILVQAGSYALSQANAVQQNIMTLLR
- the fliD gene encoding flagellar filament capping protein FliD, whose amino-acid sequence is MAGSISTLGAGSSIDLQGIIEKLKAADQVPITNIKAQQLQYKDQLAEFDTVNTKLLAVKTKALDLSLSTTFLARQISSSQTSVLTATVSSGASTGISTVTVGRLAKQNSWQSSGVATADTAIASGTGTFAYTINGTQSSVAVASSTTLQQLSDAINNDVNNPGVTASVMDDGTGTATAFHLVLVSNETGEANAVTIDTNGTDLTFTEVQGLAESLDAEVTINGITYQRATNTISDIISGVTLNLEATGASSVKVTSDMDSVKAKIVAMIEAYNAAAKEIADNSKYDQDTGVGGSLSGVSTFRTMTSQLNQTLLASIGGLGGAYGNMTDIGLSFDRDGTASLDETVLAAALESNPEDVQLLLVGDTDNGIDGVATLLNAQLRDITKPTLGVIANEKGRVDQTIQRLDDQIESMTIRLNNKYDLLTKQFVQLDTLLSSIQKQGDFLSAQIASLSASKN
- the fliS gene encoding flagellar export chaperone FliS → MVSKQASNAYFQAQASAKIHPAKLIHMLYERLLINLTCACEGLEENDIKKRGENLSKAIAIITELNCCVTPGDESEPAQFLRGMYATMLVELGKVPVNKDAAVIRQAQRYVTRLKEIWEETAMRENGLGSEQKVESIIENAPEESAMVYSRGHKKEGAVAVANMCFLV